One stretch of Chryseobacterium fluminis DNA includes these proteins:
- a CDS encoding energy transducer TonB — translation MQKRIILFIGMIINFIVFAQVPEGMWRSSVIIPTEISQKFGFTEAQLKADTEPEFNGGIHTLRRRIAETIDLGNVKSSKDRLQSIIYFVIESDGKISDVTSVGDHDDFNREGERVIRSIKNIWTPAKLNGDPVRFIYSLPLTMAFE, via the coding sequence ATGCAGAAAAGAATTATCCTGTTCATAGGAATGATAATTAATTTTATCGTTTTTGCCCAGGTACCTGAAGGCATGTGGAGGTCGTCTGTCATTATTCCTACAGAGATTTCTCAGAAATTCGGTTTTACTGAAGCCCAGCTTAAGGCAGATACAGAGCCTGAATTTAACGGAGGAATTCATACCTTAAGAAGAAGGATCGCAGAAACAATAGACTTAGGAAATGTAAAATCATCGAAAGACAGACTTCAATCAATCATTTATTTTGTGATCGAAAGCGACGGTAAAATTTCAGACGTCACTTCTGTTGGAGATCATGATGATTTTAATAGAGAAGGAGAACGGGTTATAAGAAGCATTAAAAATATATGGACTCCGGCAAAATTAAATGGCGATCCGGTGCGTTTTATTTATTCCCTTCCTCTGACGATGGCCTTCGAATAA
- a CDS encoding ribosomal maturation YjgA family protein — MIHFKFNLKYFLFTLFIFLAEVLIATRLKDIFFIRAYLGDVIVVMLIYTFIKSFFKTKNDQNIILGIFVFSCLVEFAQYCKLADRLGFPEGSLMYIVVGNSFSWIDILCYAVGCLLLFLFVKLNNQSGKEISTR; from the coding sequence ATGATACACTTCAAATTTAACCTGAAATATTTCCTCTTCACCCTGTTTATTTTTTTAGCTGAGGTATTAATAGCGACCCGGTTAAAAGATATATTCTTTATAAGAGCTTATCTGGGTGATGTGATTGTCGTCATGCTGATCTACACCTTTATTAAAAGCTTTTTTAAAACTAAAAACGACCAGAACATCATTCTCGGAATTTTTGTATTCTCCTGCCTGGTAGAGTTCGCCCAGTATTGTAAACTGGCAGACCGGCTGGGCTTCCCGGAAGGAAGCCTGATGTATATTGTTGTAGGAAATTCTTTTTCGTGGATCGATATTCTATGCTATGCTGTGGGATGTTTATTGCTTTTTCTTTTCGTGAAACTGAATAATCAGTCAGGCAAAGAAATCAGCACACGCTAA
- a CDS encoding YARHG domain-containing protein: MKIFKLSLISFFTMGLIACKKDVKTTDSSKDSLTARKDSAVVPEVYKEYYGIYTGEFAGEGKIYDNETDEYYDGTEYKKISLKINKITKDSVYGQSIVDGNQRPFRGIFNENTKTFVLDEPGNDKTDGRFEVKLTRDSLTGNWNAFNKSSVKAPSKSLKLIKKTFVYNPNFMLDENSDLIDWENPKKFVEKYIDEETGKAENYTASKNRIASDAVFKLNASKQKLTEKDLKNLRKLDMEIIKNSVFARHGYSFKKATYRNFFEQTDWYIPVSNNVDNDLSPMEKENVALLNRFINYAEDKYDSFGR, translated from the coding sequence ATGAAAATTTTTAAATTATCACTGATCTCGTTTTTTACCATGGGTTTGATCGCATGTAAAAAAGACGTAAAAACCACCGATTCTTCTAAAGACAGCCTTACCGCTAGGAAAGATTCTGCTGTGGTTCCTGAGGTTTATAAGGAATATTACGGAATTTATACCGGTGAGTTCGCCGGTGAAGGCAAAATCTACGATAATGAAACGGATGAATATTATGATGGAACCGAATATAAAAAAATATCATTAAAAATAAATAAAATCACGAAGGACAGTGTTTACGGCCAGAGTATTGTAGATGGCAATCAAAGACCTTTCCGGGGAATTTTCAATGAAAATACAAAAACATTTGTGCTAGATGAGCCCGGAAATGATAAGACCGATGGAAGATTCGAAGTGAAACTGACTCGGGACAGCTTAACAGGAAATTGGAATGCCTTCAACAAATCGTCGGTAAAAGCACCGTCTAAAAGCCTGAAACTGATCAAAAAGACATTTGTCTATAACCCGAACTTTATGCTGGATGAAAATTCTGACCTGATCGACTGGGAAAATCCAAAGAAGTTTGTCGAAAAATACATAGACGAAGAAACTGGTAAAGCTGAAAACTATACGGCATCCAAAAACAGGATTGCCTCTGACGCGGTTTTTAAACTGAACGCTTCAAAACAGAAACTAACAGAAAAAGATCTGAAAAACCTCAGGAAACTGGACATGGAAATTATTAAGAATTCAGTTTTTGCAAGACACGGCTATTCTTTTAAAAAAGCGACTTACCGGAACTTCTTCGAACAGACAGACTGGTACATTCCCGTTTCTAACAATGTAGATAACGATCTTTCGCCAATGGAAAAGGAAAATGTAGCCTTGCTGAACCGTTTTATAAACTACGCAGAAGATAAATATGACAGCTTTGGAAGGTAA
- a CDS encoding DUF2306 domain-containing protein: MYLAKKNTSLFFRILLIIGFGYFFWLMLTITMEYIPFNTEVSFLMIKQTEVRQRPEYLSFFYVHVYTSILVLLFGFLAILRKDFGSKNFHRNAGKIYIFLILLLAAPSGIYMGIFANGGLYSKISFVILGCLWWFSTFKAYHLARQKKFKAHKQWMWRSFALTVSAITLRMWKVIIVYLFHPNPMDVYQIIAWLGWIPNFILIEYLITKKLI; the protein is encoded by the coding sequence ATGTATTTAGCCAAAAAGAATACTTCGCTCTTTTTTAGAATCCTTTTAATCATTGGATTCGGATATTTTTTTTGGCTGATGCTTACCATTACTATGGAATATATTCCTTTTAATACAGAGGTGAGTTTTTTAATGATCAAGCAAACGGAAGTCAGACAAAGACCGGAATATCTTTCCTTTTTTTATGTCCATGTTTATACCAGCATTTTGGTTTTGCTTTTTGGTTTTCTGGCCATTCTCAGAAAAGATTTCGGATCGAAAAATTTCCATAGAAATGCAGGAAAGATTTACATTTTCCTGATTTTGCTTTTGGCTGCTCCGTCCGGTATTTATATGGGAATCTTTGCCAACGGCGGTTTGTATTCTAAAATTTCGTTTGTGATCCTCGGCTGTTTATGGTGGTTTTCAACTTTTAAAGCGTATCACCTCGCAAGGCAGAAAAAATTTAAAGCGCATAAGCAGTGGATGTGGCGCAGTTTTGCACTGACAGTTTCTGCAATTACTTTACGGATGTGGAAGGTAATTATCGTATATTTATTCCATCCAAACCCAATGGACGTATACCAGATCATTGCCTGGCTCGGATGGATTCCCAATTTTATTTTAATTGAATATCTAATCACTAAAAAATTGATATAA
- a CDS encoding energy transducer TonB: MKKMIPFIFILVPAVALSQIQEGVKAPPTEQSLRQELSDDSTVAEFPGGLTALRTVIGNKINTRKIKAAKGRITSKAKFAININGEIEELTVTGDNESLNQELAKAIKSLKMKWKPGTYKNNPVKTWFTFPLHMNFE; encoded by the coding sequence ATGAAAAAAATGATCCCATTTATTTTTATTTTAGTGCCTGCTGTAGCTCTATCTCAAATACAGGAAGGTGTAAAAGCTCCTCCAACGGAACAATCTTTAAGACAGGAACTTTCTGATGACTCGACAGTTGCAGAATTTCCGGGAGGATTAACGGCATTGAGAACTGTTATCGGGAATAAAATTAATACCCGCAAAATAAAAGCGGCGAAAGGCAGAATCACCTCAAAAGCCAAATTTGCCATTAATATTAACGGTGAGATTGAGGAGCTAACGGTAACCGGAGACAATGAATCTTTAAATCAGGAATTAGCTAAAGCCATAAAATCTTTAAAGATGAAATGGAAACCCGGAACCTATAAAAACAACCCGGTAAAAACCTGGTTTACTTTTCCTCTTCATATGAATTTTGAGTAA
- a CDS encoding BaiN/RdsA family NAD(P)/FAD-dependent oxidoreductase — protein sequence MKRIIIIGGGAAGFFCASNLDETKYKITILEQNSDVLQKVKISGGGRCNVTHACFDPRELVQFYPRGNKELLSVFTKFQPGDTMEWFDQRKVPLKIENDNRVFPESNSSQTIINTLLNEIQQKKVEVKTQCSVKEIEQREDRYLVKTSIGDFEGDFVIYTTGSSPKSLKIIENLGHKIIPLVPSLFTFNIKDDLLKDLAGTSFEMAETSIPKLKTGESGPLLITHWGLSGPAILKISAWEAINLAKVKYNFEIEVNFISKDIEDAEALFQNFRQSNPKKTIGQSKIFEITNRFWQRILEVSKVDLNKQVAQISGKEMQTIIENVCKKKFQVTGKSTFKDEFVTAGGVDLKEINFKNMSSKILPNFYLAGEVLNIDAVTGGFNFQACWSEAWLIAQNLNEL from the coding sequence ATGAAGCGAATTATCATTATCGGAGGCGGTGCAGCAGGATTTTTCTGTGCATCCAATCTCGACGAAACAAAATATAAGATTACCATTCTGGAACAGAACTCGGACGTTCTTCAGAAAGTTAAAATTTCCGGTGGCGGAAGATGTAATGTAACCCATGCCTGTTTTGATCCCAGAGAGCTGGTTCAGTTCTACCCGCGTGGAAATAAGGAATTATTGAGTGTCTTTACAAAATTTCAGCCTGGTGATACAATGGAGTGGTTTGATCAGCGAAAAGTTCCGTTGAAAATAGAAAATGACAACAGGGTTTTCCCGGAAAGCAATTCTTCACAGACTATTATCAATACGCTCCTCAACGAAATTCAGCAGAAAAAAGTAGAAGTGAAGACTCAATGCTCCGTGAAAGAAATTGAGCAACGGGAGGATAGATACCTCGTAAAAACAAGCATAGGAGATTTTGAAGGAGATTTTGTGATTTATACGACCGGAAGTTCTCCAAAATCTTTAAAAATCATCGAAAATTTAGGACATAAAATCATTCCCCTGGTTCCTTCCCTTTTTACGTTTAATATCAAGGATGATTTATTGAAAGATCTGGCTGGAACAAGCTTTGAGATGGCGGAAACTTCTATTCCTAAATTAAAGACCGGGGAAAGTGGGCCGCTTCTGATTACACACTGGGGTCTTTCAGGACCTGCTATTCTGAAAATTTCGGCGTGGGAAGCCATTAATTTGGCGAAGGTAAAATACAATTTTGAAATTGAAGTGAATTTTATTTCAAAGGATATAGAGGATGCAGAGGCCTTATTCCAGAATTTCAGGCAGTCGAATCCAAAGAAAACCATCGGACAGTCGAAAATTTTTGAGATAACGAATCGTTTCTGGCAGAGAATTCTGGAGGTTTCAAAAGTTGACCTCAATAAACAGGTCGCCCAGATTTCGGGAAAGGAGATGCAGACGATTATTGAAAATGTATGTAAAAAGAAATTTCAGGTCACCGGAAAATCTACTTTTAAAGATGAATTTGTAACTGCAGGAGGTGTTGATTTAAAGGAAATTAACTTTAAAAATATGTCTTCAAAAATTTTGCCTAACTTTTATCTAGCCGGAGAGGTTCTGAATATCGATGCGGTGACAGGCGGTTTTAATTTTCAGGCATGCTGGAGTGAGGCGTGGCTGATTGCACAGAATCTGAATGAATTATAA
- a CDS encoding acyl-CoA thioesterase: MIFYHKFEVRWSDLDANKHLANSSYVQYCAQTRMAFMKEEKMGVTQMSRWGIGPVIMHERFSFFKEIFADQTVIVSLEVDACAEDCSIYRFVHKFYTPQGEHCATSEATGVWIDTMLRKMTTPPDDVVEAINKYKTPDTVVLTREDFKKLPFRPENIDPSVFA; this comes from the coding sequence ATGATTTTTTACCATAAATTCGAAGTACGCTGGAGTGATCTCGATGCTAATAAACATTTAGCCAATTCATCTTACGTTCAGTATTGCGCCCAAACCAGAATGGCTTTTATGAAGGAGGAGAAAATGGGAGTTACGCAGATGAGCCGATGGGGAATCGGCCCGGTCATTATGCATGAAAGATTTTCTTTTTTCAAGGAAATATTTGCAGATCAGACAGTTATCGTTAGCCTGGAAGTGGATGCTTGTGCAGAAGACTGTTCTATTTACCGTTTTGTACATAAGTTTTACACGCCGCAGGGAGAACACTGTGCCACATCAGAAGCTACAGGAGTCTGGATCGATACCATGCTGAGAAAAATGACAACGCCGCCGGATGACGTGGTAGAAGCAATTAATAAGTATAAAACCCCGGATACGGTTGTTCTGACGAGAGAAGATTTTAAGAAATTACCTTTCCGTCCTGAAAATATTGACCCGTCAGTATTTGCTTAA
- the thiL gene encoding thiamine-phosphate kinase yields the protein MFEDKEPELTPISKLGEFGLIKHLTEFFPLSNESSELGVGDDGAVINPENKKVVLTTDVLAEGVHFNLGYVPLKHLGYKAVVVNLSDIAAMNATPTQILVSLAVSNRFPVEALEEIYSGIQAACGRYKVDLVGGDTTSSNAGLVMSITAIGLEKDENIVKRSTAKPNDLLVVTGDLGGAYMGLQILEREHAVFLADPNMQPEMEGYDYILERQLKPEARTDVKGILEQLEIKPTSMIDISDGLASEILHLSDQSKVGFRLYEEKIPMDNLTITTADEFNLNPVMTALSGGEDYELLFTISPNDFDKIKNHPDFTIIGHAVDKEEGNFMVARGSNQLVALTAQGWDAFLGNQQG from the coding sequence ATGTTTGAAGATAAAGAACCGGAATTAACCCCGATTTCCAAATTAGGAGAATTCGGATTAATTAAACACCTGACCGAATTTTTTCCGCTGTCCAACGAATCTTCGGAGCTCGGAGTGGGAGATGACGGTGCAGTCATTAATCCTGAAAATAAAAAAGTTGTTCTCACCACGGATGTTCTGGCGGAAGGCGTACATTTTAATCTAGGGTATGTACCGCTGAAACATTTAGGATATAAAGCGGTAGTTGTGAATCTTAGCGATATCGCAGCGATGAATGCCACACCTACACAGATTTTAGTTTCTCTTGCGGTTTCAAACCGTTTCCCGGTAGAAGCTTTAGAAGAAATCTATTCGGGTATTCAGGCAGCATGCGGCCGTTATAAAGTAGATCTGGTTGGAGGTGACACGACAAGTTCCAATGCCGGGCTTGTGATGAGTATTACCGCAATCGGACTTGAAAAAGATGAGAATATCGTTAAGAGAAGTACGGCAAAACCGAATGATCTTCTCGTGGTTACCGGAGATTTGGGAGGAGCCTACATGGGACTTCAGATTTTGGAAAGAGAACATGCCGTTTTTCTGGCAGATCCGAATATGCAGCCTGAAATGGAAGGATACGACTATATCCTGGAAAGACAGCTGAAGCCTGAGGCCCGAACCGATGTGAAAGGGATTCTGGAACAGCTGGAGATTAAACCAACTTCGATGATCGATATTTCAGATGGTTTAGCCTCTGAGATTCTGCATCTTTCTGACCAGTCCAAAGTAGGTTTCAGATTGTATGAGGAGAAAATCCCAATGGATAATTTAACGATCACTACGGCAGATGAATTTAATCTGAACCCTGTAATGACAGCTTTGAGCGGTGGTGAAGATTACGAACTTTTGTTTACGATTTCTCCAAATGATTTTGATAAGATCAAAAACCACCCGGATTTTACAATTATCGGGCATGCCGTAGATAAAGAAGAAGGGAATTTTATGGTAGCGAGAGGTTCAAATCAGCTGGTGGCTTTAACAGCACAGGGATGGGATGCCTTTTTAGGAAATCAGCAAGGATAA
- a CDS encoding T9SS type A sorting domain-containing protein, with product MRIKFFQTTVLCFLFMSFSMTFAQINSWQPLGSQISSGSINFASLAITQNGIPYICYQDNSNNNKAVVKKYNGTDWETVGADGFSPGTASYINLKIAPDGTFYVGYVDQANSNKVTVMKFNGINWVPVGMAGFSPGNASYASLDIASDGTLYVGFVDSLNGLKTTVMKFNGIQWVTVGAPGFSANMVNYTCLSIAPDGTPYIAYKDTSSNNKATVMKFTGANWVTVGIAGFSAGVADHITLKVAPDGTPYIAYRDDYAVNKATVMKYNGVSWVNVGTAGFSAGGIYMPSLAFAPDGTPYVGYEDVSNGFGATVMKFNGTQWATVGSAGFTANQVSFPSLAITPDGNRIIIAYSVTLGTLGAFAKYYDLKSLSTEEIKGKETKIHPIPTKGELTIQSVKKIKTSVILDLSGKIVLKLDTAKADISSLPKGVYILKVIFEDRTFSSEKIIKE from the coding sequence ATGCGAATCAAATTTTTTCAAACCACTGTTTTGTGCTTTTTATTTATGTCATTCTCAATGACTTTTGCCCAGATTAATAGCTGGCAGCCACTGGGATCCCAGATATCCTCAGGTTCCATTAATTTTGCAAGCCTCGCCATAACCCAAAACGGAATTCCTTACATCTGCTATCAGGATAACAGCAATAATAATAAAGCTGTCGTAAAGAAATATAACGGAACAGACTGGGAAACCGTAGGTGCAGACGGTTTTTCACCGGGTACGGCTTCGTACATTAATCTTAAAATTGCCCCGGACGGTACTTTTTACGTAGGGTATGTAGATCAGGCCAACAGTAATAAAGTGACAGTCATGAAGTTTAACGGAATAAACTGGGTGCCGGTAGGCATGGCTGGTTTTTCACCGGGTAATGCTAGCTACGCAAGTCTTGATATTGCTTCGGATGGCACTCTTTACGTCGGGTTTGTAGACTCGCTTAATGGCTTAAAAACCACCGTCATGAAGTTCAACGGAATCCAGTGGGTGACTGTGGGAGCACCAGGCTTCTCAGCCAATATGGTAAATTATACCTGCCTTAGCATTGCTCCGGATGGCACCCCGTATATTGCATATAAGGATACAAGCAGTAATAATAAAGCTACGGTAATGAAGTTTACCGGTGCAAATTGGGTAACGGTAGGTATTGCCGGCTTTTCGGCAGGGGTCGCAGATCATATAACTCTCAAGGTGGCTCCCGATGGAACCCCTTACATTGCGTACCGGGATGATTACGCTGTCAACAAAGCCACGGTGATGAAGTATAACGGAGTAAGCTGGGTAAACGTAGGAACCGCAGGCTTTTCGGCAGGTGGTATTTATATGCCGAGTCTGGCTTTTGCTCCGGACGGAACACCATATGTCGGATATGAGGATGTTAGCAACGGATTTGGTGCTACCGTCATGAAGTTCAACGGAACTCAGTGGGCAACCGTAGGAAGTGCCGGCTTTACAGCGAATCAGGTTTCTTTTCCCAGTCTGGCCATAACTCCTGACGGAAATCGTATCATCATCGCGTACAGTGTTACACTCGGGACTTTAGGAGCTTTCGCAAAATATTATGATTTAAAAAGTTTAAGTACAGAAGAAATAAAAGGTAAGGAAACCAAAATCCATCCCATTCCTACCAAGGGGGAGCTCACGATACAGTCGGTTAAAAAAATAAAAACGTCTGTGATTTTAGATCTGTCAGGAAAAATAGTGCTAAAATTGGATACCGCAAAAGCAGATATTTCTTCCTTGCCAAAAGGGGTATATATTTTAAAGGTAATATTTGAAGACCGTACTTTTTCTTCAGAGAAAATTATAAAAGAATAA